The genomic region CGGGCGCTCAAGAAGGGGGCCGTGGGCCCGGAACCCTGTACGCGAACCTCCATGCTATACAGTCACAAGCGTTCTACCCGTATGAGGGTTCCGGCCCCGTGTCCCGTTGCCGATACTGGGTTTCGTGGGCGCTAGAACGGCGTCGACCGGATGGACAGCGACCCACGCCACCAGCGGTCATCGAACGAGAAGCGGGCACCAGTCAGCGACGTGTACTGGCCGGGGTTCTCCGGGATGTAAGGAGTCATCCCGAGTCGGTCGGCCAGTTGGGCCAACCCATCGGACAGCTGGCCAGACTCGCTGTGGACGCCACCGATCCCGTTTCCGGTCACGTCGCGGAGGATGTCGACAGCTCCTGTGTCGAGGCCGGGGCGGTCGAAGACGGCGTCGACGACGGTCGATTCGACGTGGGCCTCAAGTTCCGCCCGTGACGATGCGACTTCTTCGATGCCGAACGTGTACCGCGTCAGGTCGACTGGGCCGCGCTCGGCACGCGGGACGAGGTACTGGTCACCTCGTCGGAAGTAGTCGAACGGGGCCGACGGGACGAGGTCGCTCGCCCCGGGGTCCATCTCGTGGTGGAAGGCGGGACCACGGCCCTGTAGCGGTTCGTCGTCCACGTCGTAGAACGAGCCGTGACCCGTCACCGCCTCGCGAGCACGCCGGACGAGCAGTTGGTCCGTCTCGGAGAGCGACGGCGGGGCTTCGGTGACGACGGTATCACCACTGCCCGGTTTCTCATCGACGAGGTCGAGGTAGAACACCCAGCGGTCCTCGGTGAACTCGGTCCGGTCGGTCTCCTCGACCGAGTGGTAGGTGCCGTCGTTCACGATGAACCTCGGTTCGGGCCGGGTCGTCGTCCCGAACTCCCGGTCGTAGGCGAGTTGCCACTGGACGGCCTCGGCGGTGCCCTGGTCGAGGAGCGTCTCGACGACCGACCGTTTGTACTCGGCCGAGTAGTCGATGGCCTGCTGTGCGTGGATCTCCGTTGGGTCCGTTTCGACGAACCCCTCGGTCAGCGCGGCCAGCGAGTCGGCGGCGTGGGACACCGTGAACGTGTACTTGGTCCCGCCGAACCCACCGAGACAGCCGGCAGCGCCGACGGTTCCTGCACCCGCGGCGAGTCGTGCGAGGAACCCCCGACGGGGGACCATGGTCGGCTTCATGACTTGACTGTCACCGCCGGCGGTAAATGCTTTGTTCGTCGACACGAGACCCGGTTCCGACGGTCTCACGCCGGTTTCGCCGCTCGAGTGACGTGGCTACTGTGCGTATCATTGACTCACCAAGCCGTTCCGAGGTGCCCGAAAACGGCCGTCTCACGGTTTCACGGCGAATCGAAAACAGCATACTTTTACCGCCTACGTCGGTACGCAACACCAATGGGTAGACGAAAGAAGATCGTCGAACAGTGCGAACGGCTGATGGACAACCCGGAGCACATCCGGAACATCGCCATCGCCGCGCACGTCGACCACGGTAAGACGACACTCACAGACAACCTGCTCGCCGGGACGGGCATGATCGCCGACGAAGGTGAGGCGACCAAGCTCATGATGGACACGGAAGAGGACGAGCAGGAACGTGGGATCACCATCGACGCGGCGAACGTGTCGATGACCCACGAAGTGGACGACCAGAACCACCTCATCAACCTCATCGACACGCCGGGCCACGTCGACTTCGGTGGCGACGTGACGCGTGCGATGCGTGCAGTCGACGGTGCACTCGTCGTCGTGGACGCAGTCGAGGGAGCCATGCCGCAGACGGAGACCGTCGTTCGGCAGGCACTCCGTGAGGGTGTGAAGCCGGCCCTGTTCATCAACAAGGTCGACCGCCTCATCTCGGAGCTGCAGGAAGGCCCCGAGGAGATGCAGAAGCGTCTCCAGAAGGTCATCGGTAACGTCAACGAGCTCATCCGCGGGATGACCGAGGACATGGACGACGTCGACGACTGGACCGTCTCCGTCCAGGACGGAACCGTCGCGTTCGGGTCCGCCCTGTACATGTGGGGCGTCTCCGTCAACTCCATGCAGCGGACCGGTCTCGACTTCGGCGACATCATCGACCTGGAGCGCGCCGGCAAGCGCAAGGAGCTCCACGAGAAGACGCCGCTCTCGAACGTCGTGCTCGACATGGTCGTCGAGCACTTCCCGGACCCCATCGAGGCACAGCCCCGTCGTATCCCGCGCATCTGGCGCGGTGACGACGAGCTCGACGTCGCCGAGCAGATGCGTCTGGTCGACGACGACGGCGAGGTCGTCTTCATGTGTACCGACATCCACATGGACCCCCACGCTGGCGAGGTCGCGACCGGTCGCGTCTTCTCCGGCACGATGGAGAAGGGACAGGACCTCTACGTCTCCGGGACCGCGGGCACGAACCGCCTGCAGTCCGTTGGCCTGTTCATGGGTGGCGAGCGCGAGGAAGTGGACCACGTCCCTGCAGGGAACATCGCAGCCGTCACGGGCCTCAAGGACGCCATCGCCGGATCCACCGTCTCCTCCATCGAGATGACGCCGTTCGAGTCCATCGAACACATCTCGGAGCCGGTCATCACGAAGTCCGTCGAGGCGAAGAACATGGACGACCTGCCGAAGCTCATCGAGACGCTCCGCCAGGTCTCCAAGGAGGACCCGACCATCCAGATCACGATCAACGAGGACACGGGCGAGCACCTCATCTCCGGGCAGGGCGAGCTCCACCTCGAGGTCATCACCCAGCGCATCGAGCGCAACCAGGGCATCCCAGTCATCACCGGTGAGCCGATCGTCGTCTACCGCGAGGCACCGCGCGCGGAGACCGGCGAGGTCGAGGGTATCTCCCCGAACCGCCACAACCGGTTCTACATGACCCTCGAGCCGATGGACGAGGACATCGTCGAGAAGATCCGCATGGGCGAGGTCTCCATGGACATGCCCGAACTGGAACGCCGTGAGGCCTTCCAGGAGGCCGGCATGGACAAGGACACCTCCCAGAACGTCGAGCACATCTTCGGGACGAACGTCCTCATCGACGACACGAAGGGTATCCAGCACCTCAACGAGACGATGGAACTCGTCATCGAGGGCCTCGAAGAGGCGCTCGCCGACGGTCCGCTCGCTGCCGAGCCCGTCCAGGGTGCGCTCCTTCGCCTGAAGGACGCCCGACTCCACGAGGACACCATCCACCGTGGTCCGGCGCAGGTCATCCCTGCGGTCCGTGAGGCCGTCCACCGGTCGCTCATCCACGCGGGTGTCGCGCTG from Haloarchaeobius sp. HME9146 harbors:
- a CDS encoding elongation factor EF-2, producing the protein MGRRKKIVEQCERLMDNPEHIRNIAIAAHVDHGKTTLTDNLLAGTGMIADEGEATKLMMDTEEDEQERGITIDAANVSMTHEVDDQNHLINLIDTPGHVDFGGDVTRAMRAVDGALVVVDAVEGAMPQTETVVRQALREGVKPALFINKVDRLISELQEGPEEMQKRLQKVIGNVNELIRGMTEDMDDVDDWTVSVQDGTVAFGSALYMWGVSVNSMQRTGLDFGDIIDLERAGKRKELHEKTPLSNVVLDMVVEHFPDPIEAQPRRIPRIWRGDDELDVAEQMRLVDDDGEVVFMCTDIHMDPHAGEVATGRVFSGTMEKGQDLYVSGTAGTNRLQSVGLFMGGEREEVDHVPAGNIAAVTGLKDAIAGSTVSSIEMTPFESIEHISEPVITKSVEAKNMDDLPKLIETLRQVSKEDPTIQITINEDTGEHLISGQGELHLEVITQRIERNQGIPVITGEPIVVYREAPRAETGEVEGISPNRHNRFYMTLEPMDEDIVEKIRMGEVSMDMPELERREAFQEAGMDKDTSQNVEHIFGTNVLIDDTKGIQHLNETMELVIEGLEEALADGPLAAEPVQGALLRLKDARLHEDTIHRGPAQVIPAVREAVHRSLIHAGVALMEPMQDVRLDVPNEHMGAASGEIQGRRGRVDDMYQEGDLMVVEGIAPVDEMIGFSSDIRSATEGRASWNTENAGFEFMSDSLQKEKIMEIRERKGMKLELPEGADYL